A single Arcanobacterium canis DNA region contains:
- a CDS encoding carbohydrate kinase family protein gives MSLLIIGEALIDVINRGGQITELPGGSPANVAIGVSRLGIPARLLTSFGQDERGQVLLDWLGADHVVVERAEAERTATAAATIGEDGSSTYTFDLSWDLSATPVDLTRVHHVHTGSIGTFMEPGAGQVAQILNQAKSGKDDPKAENLADTGATISYDPNIRPALIDDMEATRARVRQIVAMADVVKCSDEDLGFLFETEVPNEDAVIAYAKEFAASGPSLVAVTRGGEGVIAVNHAGDVVRVPAQKVEVVDTVGAGDSFMGALIYQLESRGLTGGRHREALRALSKDELQEIAEFAARVAAITCSRAGANPPRLDELN, from the coding sequence ATGAGTCTGCTTATTATTGGCGAAGCCCTAATCGATGTCATCAACCGTGGCGGTCAAATCACAGAACTGCCTGGCGGGAGCCCGGCAAACGTCGCGATTGGTGTCTCGCGCTTAGGGATTCCTGCGCGTTTGCTGACGAGTTTCGGGCAGGACGAACGTGGTCAGGTGCTTCTTGACTGGCTTGGAGCTGACCACGTGGTTGTTGAGCGTGCCGAAGCTGAGCGGACCGCGACGGCAGCTGCAACAATTGGCGAGGATGGGTCCTCGACCTACACTTTCGATTTGTCGTGGGATCTGAGCGCAACCCCCGTTGATCTCACACGCGTCCACCACGTTCACACCGGTTCAATCGGAACGTTTATGGAGCCGGGAGCTGGGCAAGTTGCCCAGATTTTGAACCAAGCGAAGTCAGGGAAGGATGACCCAAAGGCAGAAAATCTGGCAGATACGGGCGCCACAATTTCCTACGATCCCAATATTCGCCCCGCTCTCATTGACGATATGGAAGCAACCAGAGCTCGCGTGCGTCAGATCGTAGCGATGGCCGACGTCGTGAAGTGTTCCGACGAAGACCTCGGATTCCTTTTCGAGACCGAAGTGCCCAACGAAGATGCAGTGATCGCATATGCAAAGGAATTCGCAGCCTCGGGCCCGTCTTTGGTCGCCGTCACTCGCGGAGGGGAAGGCGTGATTGCGGTGAATCACGCCGGTGATGTTGTGCGCGTTCCTGCTCAGAAGGTTGAGGTTGTTGACACGGTTGGGGCAGGTGATTCATTTATGGGCGCACTGATTTACCAGCTTGAATCACGCGGACTGACAGGTGGGCGTCACCGTGAGGCGTTGCGGGCTTTGAGTAAGGACGAGCTGCAAGAAATCGCTGAGTTTGCGGCTCGCGTTGCTGCAATCACCTGCTCGCGTGCAGGAGCTAATCCACCAAGGCTCGATGAACTGAACTGA
- a CDS encoding LacI family DNA-binding transcriptional regulator encodes MNRPTIRDIARESGVSTTAVSFALNDRPGVSPETRKRILSTAKRIGWVPNARAQSLSLGSADAVGLYIARKPDSYNSERFFFNFIIGLEQALTAKKYDLVFHTGPDSEAELSTYRNWYAQGRVDGVVLVDPRVGDPRLAELDKLGLPAVVVGNEMEGTACVVGDESAMINTLAAHLVERGARSIGYVSGMRSLLHTQERIAALEEFGEAHGIDVVVVAGEDATEESGREAIEGLAEGSAIPDGLIFDNEVLAVGGLNALRAAGRNIGRDVLICSCEDSPLCRIVRPSITVTNREPAEIGRQAATLLLEVIRGEAPRSLTQEAPSIIIRDSTEGIVS; translated from the coding sequence ATGAACCGACCAACGATCCGCGATATTGCACGCGAATCCGGTGTCTCGACAACTGCCGTGTCGTTTGCGCTTAACGACAGGCCGGGCGTATCGCCAGAAACGCGTAAGCGTATTTTGTCAACTGCGAAAAGAATCGGATGGGTGCCCAATGCGAGGGCTCAATCGCTGTCTCTTGGTTCCGCCGACGCCGTCGGGCTTTATATTGCCCGAAAACCAGATTCGTATAATTCCGAACGCTTTTTCTTTAACTTCATTATTGGGCTTGAGCAGGCGCTGACGGCCAAGAAATATGATCTCGTTTTCCATACAGGCCCCGATTCTGAAGCGGAACTCTCAACGTATCGCAATTGGTATGCCCAAGGACGCGTTGACGGCGTTGTGCTTGTTGACCCGCGCGTGGGTGACCCACGTCTGGCAGAGCTGGACAAGCTTGGGTTGCCCGCCGTCGTCGTCGGAAACGAAATGGAGGGCACAGCGTGCGTTGTGGGCGATGAGTCAGCAATGATCAATACGCTCGCTGCGCATCTCGTTGAGCGTGGGGCGCGCTCGATTGGCTATGTTTCCGGAATGCGTTCGCTCCTGCATACCCAAGAGCGAATTGCTGCGCTCGAAGAATTCGGCGAGGCGCATGGAATAGACGTCGTGGTGGTCGCTGGAGAAGATGCGACGGAGGAATCTGGACGTGAAGCAATCGAAGGGCTGGCAGAAGGCTCGGCGATTCCCGATGGTCTGATCTTCGATAACGAGGTTCTTGCCGTGGGCGGGCTCAACGCCCTGCGTGCTGCAGGGCGGAATATCGGCCGTGATGTGCTGATTTGCTCGTGTGAGGATTCCCCGTTGTGTCGAATTGTTCGTCCGTCGATCACAGTGACGAATCGTGAGCCTGCAGAAATCGGACGCCAGGCAGCCACACTATTACTTGAGGTGATTCGCGGAGAAGCGCCGCGGTCCCTTACTCAGGAAGCACCCTCAATCATTATCCGAGACTCAACGGAAGGAATTGTGTCATGA